In the Enterococcus rotai genome, TCTCGTTCAGCACTCTTCGAATAGCCATTCCAAATCAAATCGATCGTTTGATTTTGTAATTCATTTTCTTTCATTGACCAATCAATTGGCTGGAAATCAACAGTGATACCGTACAAATCAAACACAGCTCGAGCTAAATCCACATCAAAACCAATGATTTCGCCCGCTTTATTTTGAAAGCCCATAGGGACAAAAGAATCATCTAAGCCAACGATCACTCGTTTTTCAGAACTGATTCGAGACCATTGATCTGTATCTGTTTTTTTTCTACCACAGCCAGCTATTACTAGGACAAAAAATAAAGTGGCTATAGTAAATAGTAGGTATTTTCTTTTTTTCATAGTCATTTGTCCTTTCTACTGAACAGGTTTTACTGTTAGTAAGTTATCAGCAATATTTTCAGCGAATTTCATATCATGTGTGACCACGATTTGGGTCATGCCTTGCGCTTTAAGTGTTAAGATCACTTCTTCGACTTGTTGACGCAATTCAGGATCAAGTGCACTAGTTGGTTCATCATAGCCCAATACTTTTGGTTTCATGGCAAGAGCGCGAGCAAGAGCAACTCTTTGTTTTTGACCACCAGATAATTGATAAGGATACAAGGACTCTTTTTCGCTAAGCCCAAATTTTGTCAGCAAATCAAGTGCTTCTGTTTCACTTTCAGCTTTCGTTTGTTTGAGCGATAGAATCGGTGCCAAAGTGATATTATCTAATACAGAAAGGTGAGGGAATAATTGGAAATCCTGAAACACGATCCCGACTACTTGATCCGCATTGTCCATTTCAACAGGATTAAAGGCTACACCATCCATCGTCAACTCACCAGAATCAATCGTTTCTAAACCAGCTAAACAACGTAGCAAAGTTGTTTTTCCACCACCTGAAGGCCCAACGATAGTTAAAATTTCACCATCTTTAATTTCTAAATTTAATTGATCGATGATTCGCCGACCATCAAAGCTTTTCGTTAAGTTTTTTATTAATAACATGATTTTCCTCCTTATATATAAGTAACAACGTTCCGCTTTGCTAAACCTTGTACTTTTCAACATTAAATTAACGAATGGAAGCAACGTTCCTTTCAGTCATCTTGTACCAATCAACATCAACTCATCTCTTCGTTGTATTTCTTGGCATGTTTCAAAGCAAAAGCGTAGCGGGCTCGTTTAGTCTCAACAGGAAAAATCGATTGTGGTGCTTTTTACCACAAACTATTTTTATCTTTTTCACGAGAGACTAGCCCGAGAAGCTAGATATTATATAGTAACAACGTTTTCCATCCTCAACTCATTTATAATACTGATAATGTTTTTCTAATTTTTTCGATGCTAAAGTCAGTATTGCGGTTAACAATAGATAAATAATCCCGACTAAAACTAATGGTAATAGATTAACATCACGGCTCATCGCAATTTTACCTGCTCGTAATAAATCTCCTAAACCAAGTACATAAATCAATGAAGTATCTTTCACTAAATTAATAACTTCATTGCCAATTGAAGGCAAGACGACTTTGATCACTTGAGGTAAGATAATCTTTTTAACTGTTTGAAAACGAGTCAAACGTAAAACCTTTGCTGCTTCATATTGTCCTTCTGGAATTGACTGAATTCCTCCTCTAAAAATTTCAGCAAAATAAGCCGCATAGTTTAAGATAAACGCAAATAATGCTGCATCGTATCGTTCAAAAACGATTCCGATCAAGGGTAAACCATAAAAAACAAAAATAAGTTGTAATAGTAAAGGTGTTCCCCGCATTAGCCAAATATAAATATTGATCAAAAAGTTCAAGGGTTTAAAATTGGTTTGTAAAGCAAAGGCAACGACGATCCCGAGTGGAATGGATCCCAGTAGTGTAAAAATAAAGACTTTCAATGTCATAAGTGCACCGTCTAATAATGCCGGCATGATTTCTAAAATGTACTCCATAATTTCTCCTCCATTTTTTGTTTCGTGTACTATTGTGTTGTAAGATAATGCAAAAAGTCCCCTTGGCAAGTATGCCAAGAGGACGAAAGAATCGTGGTTCCACCTCAATTTGTCAATATCTCGCGATAGTAACCTCATGGAATCTTTAGTGTTAGTAAAGATTCTTTTCTGATAACGGAGAAAGCCGCATCTTCTTACTTATTTCAGAAGATGACTGAATCAGATGTG is a window encoding:
- a CDS encoding amino acid ABC transporter ATP-binding protein: MLLIKNLTKSFDGRRIIDQLNLEIKDGEILTIVGPSGGGKTTLLRCLAGLETIDSGELTMDGVAFNPVEMDNADQVVGIVFQDFQLFPHLSVLDNITLAPILSLKQTKAESETEALDLLTKFGLSEKESLYPYQLSGGQKQRVALARALAMKPKVLGYDEPTSALDPELRQQVEEVILTLKAQGMTQIVVTHDMKFAENIADNLLTVKPVQ
- a CDS encoding amino acid ABC transporter permease, which encodes MEYILEIMPALLDGALMTLKVFIFTLLGSIPLGIVVAFALQTNFKPLNFLINIYIWLMRGTPLLLQLIFVFYGLPLIGIVFERYDAALFAFILNYAAYFAEIFRGGIQSIPEGQYEAAKVLRLTRFQTVKKIILPQVIKVVLPSIGNEVINLVKDTSLIYVLGLGDLLRAGKIAMSRDVNLLPLVLVGIIYLLLTAILTLASKKLEKHYQYYK